A window from Leptothermofonsia sichuanensis E412 encodes these proteins:
- a CDS encoding IS630 family transposase (programmed frameshift) yields MPSPYSDDLRRKAIEAVRRGERKSEVCRMLHISRNTLDLWLKRLEQTGDCQAITGFQTGRGQKITDWDRFRAFVRQHGGKTQAQMAQLWGDNVTQQNISDALKKIGVSRKKTYGYRERDELQRQAFEERLKTKTADQIMFVDEVGIDNREDYPYGYCKIGQRFPALKSGKRRERVSWIAALCQHQLMAPLTFAGSCNRDVFELWLEQCLLPQVQPGMVIVIDNASFHRSQSIDEIVAAAGCEIWYLPPYSPDLNPIEHGWFVLKNWMRQRWDEFDNFRDCVDAAFKNCPNVLP; encoded by the exons ATGCCATCTCCCTACAGTGACGACCTTCGCCGCAAAGCGATCGAGGCTGTCCGACGTGGTGAACGCAAAAGTGAGGTCTGCCGGATGTTACATATCAGTCGCAATACCTTGGACTTGTGGCTGAAACGCCTGGAACAAACGGGGGATTGCCAAGCCATAACGGGATTTCAAACCGGGCGTGGGCAGAAAATCACGGATTGGGATCGCTTTCGCGCCTTTGTCCGGCAGCACGGTGGCAAGACGCAAGCGCAGATGGCTCAATTGTGGGGGGACAACGTCACTCAACAGAACATCAGTGATGCCTTGAAAAAGATTGGGGTGAGTCGG AAAAAAACTTACGGCTACCGTGAACGGGACGAACTCCAGCGCCAAGCGTTCGAGGAGCGTTTGAAGACAAAAACGGCAGACCAAATTATGTTTGTCGATGAAGTCGGCATCGACAATCGAGAAGACTATCCCTATGGCTATTGCAAAATTGGACAACGCTTCCCTGCCCTCAAATCGGGCAAACGCAGGGAACGAGTTAGTTGGATTGCCGCGCTGTGCCAACACCAGTTGATGGCCCCCCTGACCTTTGCAGGCTCATGCAACCGCGACGTATTCGAGCTGTGGTTAGAGCAGTGTTTGCTGCCTCAGGTGCAACCGGGGATGGTGATTGTGATTGACAATGCCAGTTTTCACCGCTCGCAATCCATCGATGAAATTGTGGCTGCAGCGGGTTGTGAGATTTGGTATTTGCCCCCCTATTCCCCGGACTTGAATCCGATTGAGCATGGGTGGTTTGTGCTCAAAAATTGGATGCGGCAACGATGGGATGAATTTGACAATTTCCGTGATTGTGTTGATGCAGCTTTCAAAAACTGTCCTAACGTGCTCCCGTAA
- a CDS encoding DUF760 domain-containing protein translates to MVFNPDSADFFGTDTEESEANQLLKYLQHQPPEILAQVAKSVTPEVKQIISHNVQGLVGMMPSEAFNVRITTDRDNLAGLLASAMMTGYFLRQMEQRMEMEGILAGSFSLHRDLNDSEQG, encoded by the coding sequence ATGGTCTTTAACCCGGATAGTGCTGACTTTTTTGGAACTGATACTGAAGAATCGGAGGCAAACCAGTTGCTGAAGTATCTTCAGCACCAGCCCCCTGAAATACTGGCTCAGGTTGCAAAGTCTGTCACCCCAGAAGTGAAGCAAATCATTTCCCATAATGTCCAGGGATTGGTGGGGATGATGCCTTCGGAAGCCTTTAATGTCAGAATCACCACCGATCGCGACAACCTGGCAGGCTTGCTGGCTTCTGCCATGATGACAGGATATTTCCTGCGTCAGATGGAGCAGCGCATGGAAATGGAAGGCATCCTGGCAGGGTCCTTCTCTCTCCATCGAGATTTGAATGACTCCGAGCAGGGTTGA
- a CDS encoding MFS transporter, which translates to MVGLVVLLIVQRIYPNPRDFEPPAPADLQTIGLPWRFWLYLGAIALIAAGYADFPLIAFHLQQAGTDTGSQIPLLYALAMGVDAIAALAFGHWFDQIGLRSLMAAVGLSLFFAPLVFLGNTQLTILGMVLWRIGMGAQESIMKAAVAGIVPPERRGSAYGIFNTGYGLAWFAGSALMGVLYDFSLPALVVFSVLIQLAAIPVLFFVSR; encoded by the coding sequence ATGGTTGGCTTAGTGGTACTGCTGATTGTGCAGCGGATTTATCCCAACCCGCGTGACTTTGAACCACCCGCTCCAGCCGATTTACAGACCATAGGTTTACCGTGGCGCTTCTGGCTGTATTTGGGAGCGATCGCCCTGATAGCCGCAGGCTATGCCGACTTTCCGCTGATTGCCTTTCACTTACAGCAGGCGGGAACCGATACTGGGAGCCAGATTCCTTTGCTCTATGCGCTGGCAATGGGTGTCGATGCGATCGCAGCTTTAGCATTTGGTCACTGGTTTGATCAGATCGGTTTAAGGAGTTTAATGGCGGCAGTTGGGCTATCTCTGTTCTTTGCTCCGCTCGTCTTTCTGGGAAATACTCAATTAACGATACTGGGCATGGTGCTGTGGAGGATTGGCATGGGTGCACAGGAGTCGATTATGAAAGCTGCTGTCGCCGGAATTGTGCCACCGGAGCGGCGCGGGTCTGCCTATGGTATTTTCAATACCGGGTACGGACTGGCCTGGTTTGCAGGTAGCGCCTTGATGGGCGTTTTGTATGATTTTTCACTACCTGCTCTGGTTGTTTTCTCCGTATTGATCCAGTTGGCTGCCATTCCTGTGTTGTTTTTTGTGAGTAGATGA
- a CDS encoding class I SAM-dependent methyltransferase, producing the protein MTTQTIGLNPDLYHYLLSVSLREPAVLNQLRQETARHPQARMQIAPEQGQLMALLVRLMGAKKTLEVGVFTGYSTLSVALALPPDGKVIACDVNQQDTAIARRYWQQAGVANKIELYLAPASETLDWLLASDQAGTFDFAFIDADKSNYDHYYERSLQLVRSGGLIAIDNVLWSGRVADPAVQDNRTNKIRAFNQKLHQDQRVIISQVSIGDGLTLALKVI; encoded by the coding sequence TTGACAACTCAAACCATTGGGCTGAATCCAGATCTCTACCATTACCTGCTGTCCGTTTCCCTGCGAGAGCCAGCAGTGTTGAATCAGCTCCGCCAGGAGACAGCAAGGCATCCTCAAGCCAGAATGCAGATTGCACCGGAGCAGGGGCAGTTGATGGCGCTGCTGGTGCGGTTGATGGGAGCCAAAAAAACACTGGAGGTAGGGGTTTTTACAGGCTATAGCACGCTGTCCGTTGCGCTCGCCCTTCCGCCCGATGGCAAAGTGATTGCCTGTGATGTGAATCAGCAAGACACTGCGATCGCCCGCCGCTACTGGCAACAGGCAGGAGTGGCCAACAAAATTGAGCTGTACCTTGCCCCTGCCTCAGAAACCCTGGATTGGTTACTGGCATCAGACCAGGCGGGCACCTTTGACTTTGCCTTTATTGATGCGGATAAGAGTAACTATGACCATTACTATGAGCGATCGCTGCAACTGGTGCGGTCAGGGGGACTGATTGCGATCGATAACGTACTCTGGTCAGGGCGTGTAGCCGATCCAGCGGTCCAGGACAATCGCACTAACAAAATCCGTGCCTTCAATCAAAAACTCCATCAAGACCAGCGTGTCATCATCAGCCAGGTATCGATTGGAGATGGATTAACGCTGGCATTGAAAGTTATATAG
- a CDS encoding tocopherol cyclase family protein, protein MTPSRVERSLPLFPQGFSSLQTPHSGFHWDGQPRRFFEGWYFRVTLPDWGESFAFMHSIEDPSGGSPYSGGATQILGPDDQYLCRTFPAVETFWAWRQRLGLGQWGRLKSGGMEPIVSGRSPHYLSPDQFNQMIQTGYQATADWHQGVLQEPSGRSARWQYQVQPVYGWGSVNGPQQSTAGWLSVLQIFEPGWQILMAHGLATGWIEWNGRRYEFFQAPAYAEKNWGGAFPQKWFWIHCNSFDHEPDLALTAGGGKRGVLWWMESVAMIGIHYQGTFYEFVPWNSTIYWNVAPWGDWYVWAKNEQFVVEVTGRSDRPGTPIRVPTAQGLAFACQDTTHGHVEVRMWANGKSRPVLKAQSHSGGLEVGGGPWEGRWVRSEGGGIALFKGVRYSEGASHSHCTSRFRTLLN, encoded by the coding sequence ATGACTCCGAGCAGGGTTGAGCGTTCCTTGCCGTTGTTTCCACAGGGTTTCTCCTCCCTCCAAACACCCCACAGTGGGTTTCACTGGGATGGCCAGCCTCGTCGCTTCTTTGAAGGCTGGTACTTTCGGGTCACGCTTCCCGATTGGGGTGAATCCTTTGCCTTCATGCATTCCATTGAAGACCCCTCTGGAGGTAGTCCCTACAGTGGCGGGGCGACTCAAATTTTAGGACCTGATGATCAGTATCTCTGCCGCACCTTTCCAGCGGTCGAAACCTTCTGGGCCTGGCGACAGCGGCTTGGTCTGGGGCAGTGGGGCAGACTGAAATCGGGGGGAATGGAACCCATTGTAAGTGGGCGATCGCCCCATTACCTCTCCCCGGATCAGTTTAATCAGATGATCCAGACTGGCTATCAGGCTACGGCAGACTGGCATCAGGGTGTGTTGCAGGAACCATCGGGTCGTTCAGCCCGCTGGCAGTATCAGGTTCAACCTGTTTACGGCTGGGGATCTGTCAATGGGCCTCAACAATCGACGGCTGGCTGGCTATCGGTGCTGCAAATTTTTGAACCGGGCTGGCAAATCTTGATGGCCCACGGGCTGGCAACCGGCTGGATTGAGTGGAATGGTCGGCGCTATGAATTTTTCCAGGCTCCTGCCTATGCCGAGAAAAATTGGGGTGGGGCTTTCCCTCAGAAATGGTTCTGGATCCACTGCAACAGCTTCGACCATGAACCCGATCTGGCCCTCACGGCTGGGGGGGGAAAGCGGGGGGTGTTGTGGTGGATGGAATCGGTAGCCATGATCGGCATCCATTACCAGGGAACGTTTTACGAATTTGTCCCCTGGAATTCAACGATTTACTGGAATGTTGCCCCCTGGGGCGACTGGTATGTGTGGGCTAAAAATGAGCAATTTGTGGTTGAAGTAACCGGCAGGAGCGATCGCCCCGGCACCCCCATCCGGGTTCCCACCGCTCAAGGACTGGCATTTGCCTGCCAGGATACTACCCACGGGCACGTAGAAGTACGGATGTGGGCAAACGGCAAATCCCGGCCTGTTCTGAAAGCGCAGAGCCACTCAGGGGGGTTAGAGGTTGGTGGTGGTCCCTGGGAGGGGAGGTGGGTGAGGAGTGAGGGGGGGGGTATAGCCCTTTTCAAGGGTGTGAGGTACAGTGAGGGTGCTTCGCACTCTCACTGTACCTCACGCTTCCGTACTTTACTCAATTGA
- a CDS encoding 4-hydroxybenzoate solanesyltransferase, protein MSFQSEGQEPTWLSVVRLLRWDRPEGRLILMIPALWAVFLAARGNPPLPLVGVIILGTLATSAAGCVVNDLWDRNIDPKVQRTRNRPLASRALSIKVGLVVALIAFICAWGLSLYLNPLTFWLCVTAVPVIVLYPLAKRVFPVPQLVLAIAWGFAVLISWSAVSCSATPAPTPCLGRETWLLWGATVLWTLGFDTIYAMADREDDRRIGVNSSALFFGKYSPLAVGAFFTGTAFLLAKLGMTMELQRSYWIALGVAIIAWAWQYSRLSQKTIPASLYGDLFRQNVWIGFVLLAGMILGTST, encoded by the coding sequence ATGTCTTTTCAATCAGAAGGCCAGGAACCGACCTGGCTGTCGGTGGTTCGGCTCTTGCGGTGGGATAGGCCAGAAGGGCGATTGATCCTGATGATTCCGGCTCTTTGGGCCGTGTTTCTGGCGGCACGGGGAAATCCACCCCTACCTCTGGTTGGAGTGATTATCCTGGGCACGCTGGCAACCAGTGCCGCTGGTTGTGTTGTCAATGACCTCTGGGATCGAAATATCGACCCTAAAGTACAGCGGACCCGCAACCGTCCCCTGGCATCCCGTGCCCTTTCTATTAAAGTTGGACTGGTGGTGGCCCTGATTGCCTTCATCTGTGCCTGGGGCCTGTCTCTCTATCTCAATCCTCTGACCTTCTGGTTATGTGTAACGGCGGTTCCAGTCATTGTCCTTTACCCCCTGGCAAAACGAGTGTTTCCCGTACCGCAACTGGTGCTGGCGATCGCCTGGGGGTTTGCCGTCTTGATTAGCTGGAGTGCAGTAAGCTGTAGTGCAACCCCTGCTCCTACCCCCTGTCTGGGTAGGGAAACCTGGTTGCTCTGGGGCGCAACCGTACTCTGGACGCTTGGCTTTGACACCATTTATGCGATGGCTGATCGGGAAGACGATCGCCGAATTGGCGTTAACTCCAGTGCCCTCTTTTTTGGCAAATATTCCCCCCTGGCAGTTGGGGCATTCTTCACCGGAACCGCTTTTTTGCTGGCGAAACTGGGAATGACCATGGAACTTCAACGAAGTTACTGGATTGCGCTTGGAGTTGCCATTATTGCCTGGGCATGGCAATACTCCCGCCTCTCCCAAAAAACGATTCCCGCCAGTCTGTATGGAGATCTGTTTCGCCAGAATGTCTGGATTGGCTTTGTGCTTCTGGCTGGAATGATTTTGGGAACCAGTACCTGA
- a CDS encoding hybrid sensor histidine kinase/response regulator has product MPELLTHLFSSGSFIPHGHCYLWKPELVWLHVMADSLIALAYYSIPLTLFYFVQKREDLPFNWIFLLFGAFIVACGTTHLMEVWTLWYPTYWLSGGIKALTAGISLFTAIQLFPLMPRALTLPSPAQLATANRELQAQIQERLNVEKELRKYQNQLEELVSDRTAELVQTNARLQQEIIERQAALSERQRTEVALRQSEEQFRQLAENIHEVFWIIACDNHQMIYISPAYEKIWGQSCDSLYQQPQSWIESVHPEDRERVLAAFVSRVPGIVNFNEEYRIIRPDHSIRWIWAREYPIQNETGEVYRVAGIAEDITERKQVEQEREQLLAREKAARTQAEMANRMKDEFLSILSHELRTPLNAILGWTQMLRSHRHLDEAVTTRALETIERNARGQATLIEDLLDISRIITGKLRLSVCPVNLGAVIEAAIDTVRPAAEAKSIRLQPILDPQAGPVSGDPDRLQQIVWNLLANAIKFTPKGGRVQVRLERINSHVEVVVSDTGQGINPDFLPYVFDRFQQEDSSVTRKHGGLGLGLAIVRHLTELHGGAVKVYSPGEGLGATFVVELPLSPIHSPETGERVHPTANSGLPCDHLPSLEGLHILVVDDEADTRDLLVTILTACGAEATAVSSAREAMLILEHLQPNQPDLLVSDIGMPGENGYDLIKQIRALNPERGGQIPAVALTAYARVEDRTRALSAGFQMHIAKPVNLTEFVTVIASLTGRTRPPN; this is encoded by the coding sequence ATGCCAGAGCTACTGACTCATTTATTCTCATCAGGTTCTTTTATTCCCCACGGTCATTGTTATCTCTGGAAACCGGAACTGGTCTGGTTACATGTGATGGCTGACAGTTTAATTGCCCTGGCTTACTATTCCATTCCCCTCACCCTGTTTTACTTTGTGCAAAAGCGAGAAGATCTTCCCTTCAACTGGATCTTTCTGCTGTTTGGAGCCTTTATTGTTGCCTGCGGGACTACCCATTTAATGGAAGTATGGACACTGTGGTATCCGACGTACTGGTTATCCGGTGGGATCAAAGCGTTGACGGCTGGGATTTCCCTGTTCACTGCCATCCAGCTATTTCCGCTGATGCCCAGGGCACTGACGTTACCCAGCCCCGCTCAACTTGCCACGGCCAACCGGGAACTGCAAGCGCAAATTCAAGAGCGGTTGAACGTTGAGAAAGAGCTGAGAAAATACCAGAACCAGTTAGAAGAACTGGTCAGCGATCGCACCGCAGAACTGGTTCAAACCAACGCCAGACTCCAGCAGGAAATCATTGAACGGCAAGCCGCCCTGAGTGAACGCCAGCGAACTGAAGTCGCCCTCCGCCAGAGTGAGGAACAGTTTCGTCAACTTGCTGAAAATATCCATGAGGTGTTCTGGATCATTGCCTGCGACAACCATCAAATGATCTATATCAGCCCTGCTTACGAGAAGATCTGGGGGCAATCCTGTGACAGCCTCTACCAGCAACCCCAGTCATGGATAGAATCTGTCCATCCAGAGGACCGGGAACGGGTGCTAGCCGCCTTTGTCAGCCGTGTACCGGGCATCGTGAACTTTAACGAAGAATACCGTATCATTCGTCCCGACCATTCAATTCGCTGGATCTGGGCGCGGGAATACCCGATTCAAAATGAAACAGGCGAGGTTTACCGGGTTGCCGGGATTGCTGAAGATATCACTGAGCGTAAACAGGTGGAACAGGAACGAGAGCAACTGCTGGCACGGGAAAAGGCTGCCCGCACTCAAGCCGAAATGGCTAACCGCATGAAGGATGAATTTCTTTCTATCCTGTCCCATGAGTTACGGACTCCCCTGAATGCCATTCTGGGATGGACTCAAATGCTGCGGTCCCATCGGCATCTGGATGAAGCGGTCACTACCCGTGCCCTGGAAACCATTGAGCGGAATGCCAGGGGGCAGGCAACCCTGATCGAGGATCTGCTGGATATTTCACGGATTATTACAGGCAAATTACGCTTAAGTGTCTGCCCGGTCAACCTGGGGGCGGTGATTGAAGCCGCGATCGACACGGTGCGTCCCGCTGCCGAAGCAAAATCCATCCGGCTTCAGCCCATCCTTGACCCCCAGGCGGGTCCGGTCTCCGGAGACCCCGATCGCCTCCAGCAAATTGTCTGGAACTTACTGGCAAACGCCATTAAATTTACCCCCAAGGGTGGACGGGTACAGGTTCGTCTGGAACGAATTAACTCCCATGTGGAAGTGGTCGTCAGTGACACCGGGCAGGGCATTAATCCCGACTTCCTGCCCTATGTATTTGACCGCTTTCAGCAGGAAGACTCCTCCGTCACTCGCAAACATGGAGGGTTGGGGCTGGGGTTGGCGATCGTCCGCCACCTGACCGAACTGCACGGAGGAGCGGTTAAGGTTTACAGCCCTGGTGAAGGGTTGGGTGCCACGTTTGTTGTGGAACTGCCCCTCTCCCCCATTCATAGCCCGGAAACCGGGGAGCGAGTTCATCCTACCGCCAATAGCGGGCTGCCCTGTGACCATCTGCCCAGTCTGGAGGGGTTACATATCCTGGTGGTAGATGACGAGGCAGACACCCGCGACCTGCTGGTTACTATCCTGACAGCGTGTGGAGCAGAAGCCACGGCTGTTTCTTCTGCCAGGGAAGCCATGCTAATCCTGGAGCACTTACAGCCCAACCAACCAGATTTGCTCGTGAGTGATATTGGGATGCCAGGAGAAAACGGTTATGACCTGATTAAACAAATTAGAGCACTCAACCCAGAACGGGGCGGTCAAATTCCGGCAGTTGCCCTGACTGCATACGCTAGAGTGGAAGACCGCACCCGTGCCCTATCGGCTGGATTTCAAATGCACATTGCCAAACCCGTCAATTTGACTGAGTTTGTCACGGTAATTGCCAGCCTGACCGGGCGCACCCGTCCACCCAATTAG
- a CDS encoding MFS transporter: protein MKKSALWFVIFLGVVSLCADATYEGARSITGAYLGSLGASGTIVGIVAGLGELIGYGFRLVIGYVSDRTHKYWGITTLGYFINTAVVPLLALTGTWQAAAGLMIAERTGKAVRTPPRDVLLSHAALQVGRGFGFGLHEAMDQIGAVAGPLMVAAMLA, encoded by the coding sequence ATGAAGAAATCTGCATTATGGTTTGTCATCTTTCTAGGGGTTGTGAGCCTCTGTGCCGATGCGACCTATGAAGGAGCACGTAGCATTACCGGAGCCTATCTGGGAAGCCTGGGCGCAAGCGGTACGATTGTTGGGATTGTTGCAGGTCTGGGTGAGCTGATCGGCTACGGGTTTCGGTTGGTGATTGGTTATGTCAGCGATCGCACCCATAAATATTGGGGCATCACAACCCTGGGCTATTTCATCAACACCGCAGTTGTGCCCTTGTTAGCCCTGACTGGAACCTGGCAGGCGGCTGCCGGACTCATGATTGCAGAACGCACCGGCAAAGCTGTCCGCACCCCGCCTCGGGATGTACTACTGTCCCACGCAGCGCTTCAGGTGGGGCGCGGGTTTGGCTTTGGTTTGCATGAGGCGATGGATCAAATTGGTGCCGTAGCCGGACCCTTGATGGTCGCGGCAATGCTGGCCTAG
- the tnpC gene encoding IS66 family transposase, whose amino-acid sequence MKELPDLKQLTDSDKDRLIQTLWDELQKLQQKKPKKTSKNSSLPPAQGFKAAVSEPSGSQEINRSASVGRCGGGRKLTPNPDQIIRAEVNRCKTCGVSLSGTLQQLLQRYEKVEIPPIRPVVTQVERYGCTCPGCGEVQLAPVPVGLEPGSPFGDGVAALVTTLRYGHAISYARLSQLMSEVFNLAISEGALASLFQRVKTQLDPSIAAIVQRLRSSRLVGSDETSARLRGKTVWEWVFQNAQVCLHVIRPSRGAEVIEHVMAGHRPEIWVSDLFSAQKKHPASDWQVCLAHQLRDCQYGIDAGDTIFSPRMKRLVLRACAWHRRWEQLSASTQYQYRCRINRELDQALALCPTQADGIRLQTRYRNLREHLFLFLADTTIAPTNNASEQALRMSVIFRKVTNGFRSEWGKDLFADIRSVVNTGKRQGLSAFKSISAALNPHQSLFPLS is encoded by the coding sequence ATGAAAGAGCTTCCAGACCTCAAGCAACTCACAGACTCTGATAAGGACAGACTGATCCAGACACTGTGGGATGAGCTGCAAAAGTTGCAACAAAAGAAGCCGAAAAAGACATCCAAGAATTCCAGTTTACCCCCTGCTCAAGGATTCAAAGCAGCAGTTAGCGAGCCTTCTGGCTCCCAAGAGATAAATCGAAGTGCGAGTGTGGGACGCTGTGGTGGTGGGCGTAAGCTGACTCCGAATCCCGACCAAATTATCCGCGCCGAAGTGAACAGGTGTAAAACTTGTGGTGTGAGTCTGTCTGGAACCCTTCAGCAATTGCTGCAACGCTATGAAAAAGTGGAGATTCCACCGATTCGCCCGGTTGTGACTCAAGTGGAACGGTATGGTTGCACCTGTCCGGGTTGTGGAGAAGTTCAATTGGCTCCAGTTCCGGTGGGACTAGAACCCGGCAGTCCCTTCGGCGATGGGGTGGCGGCCTTAGTCACGACGTTGCGCTACGGTCATGCAATCAGCTATGCGCGGCTGAGTCAACTGATGTCGGAGGTGTTCAATTTAGCGATTTCCGAAGGTGCTTTGGCAAGTCTCTTTCAACGAGTCAAAACGCAATTAGACCCATCGATTGCGGCGATTGTGCAGCGCTTACGCAGTTCCCGACTGGTCGGCAGCGATGAAACCAGTGCGCGGCTGAGAGGCAAGACGGTATGGGAATGGGTGTTTCAAAATGCTCAAGTCTGCTTGCATGTGATTCGCCCGTCCCGTGGGGCAGAGGTGATTGAGCACGTGATGGCAGGGCATCGTCCTGAGATTTGGGTGTCGGATTTGTTCAGCGCTCAAAAGAAACATCCTGCGTCAGATTGGCAAGTCTGCTTAGCCCATCAGTTGCGCGATTGTCAGTATGGCATTGATGCCGGGGATACGATCTTTTCGCCTCGGATGAAGCGGTTAGTCTTACGCGCTTGTGCTTGGCATCGACGCTGGGAGCAATTGTCTGCTTCGACGCAATATCAATATCGCTGCCGGATCAACCGAGAATTAGACCAAGCACTCGCCCTGTGTCCGACTCAAGCCGATGGCATTCGGCTGCAAACGCGCTACCGAAACTTGCGGGAGCATCTGTTTCTATTTTTGGCAGACACAACGATTGCGCCGACCAATAATGCCAGTGAACAGGCGCTGCGGATGAGTGTGATTTTTCGCAAGGTGACCAATGGGTTTCGCTCCGAGTGGGGCAAAGATTTGTTCGCCGATATTCGTTCTGTGGTGAATACGGGTAAGCGTCAAGGGCTTTCTGCTTTTAAGTCCATTTCTGCGGCCTTAAACCCTCACCAATCCCTATTCCCGCTGAGTTGA
- a CDS encoding serine/threonine protein kinase, translating into MSRFPDLSDKGYLIQQVLGQNHEGGRITYQAIDMDTQQPVVIKQFQFACLNSPWSDYSAYRREIQILKLLDHPGIPRYLDSFETPMGFCLVQEYKSAPSLARSQRHWTPNEVKQIAIEVLQILMYLQRRVLPVIHRDIKPDNILADYLETLKVYLVDFGFAHAGTEKVAASSVIRRTLGFMPPEQILGRQLTLASDLYGLGATLICLLTQTPSTQVRELIEPSYRFNIKELLPFLNPEFMQWLQTIVEPDPAHRFPDAASALQALQLIEVEQAQPA; encoded by the coding sequence ATGAGCCGTTTCCCTGATTTATCCGACAAAGGCTATCTGATTCAACAGGTGCTGGGGCAAAATCACGAAGGTGGACGGATTACTTATCAGGCCATCGATATGGATACCCAACAGCCCGTTGTAATCAAACAGTTTCAATTTGCCTGCCTGAACTCCCCCTGGTCAGACTACAGTGCCTACCGCCGTGAAATTCAGATCTTAAAGCTGCTGGATCATCCTGGCATCCCTCGCTATCTCGATTCATTTGAAACTCCAATGGGCTTCTGTTTGGTTCAAGAATACAAATCTGCTCCTTCTCTTGCTCGATCGCAGCGACATTGGACACCCAACGAAGTCAAACAGATTGCTATTGAGGTCTTACAAATTCTGATGTATTTGCAACGGCGAGTTCTCCCCGTGATTCACCGTGATATTAAACCTGACAACATTCTGGCCGATTACCTGGAAACACTGAAGGTCTATCTGGTTGATTTTGGGTTTGCCCATGCTGGCACCGAAAAAGTTGCAGCAAGCAGTGTCATTAGAAGAACTTTAGGCTTTATGCCACCAGAGCAAATCCTGGGTCGTCAATTAACACTGGCGTCCGATCTCTATGGCTTGGGCGCAACACTAATTTGCCTGCTCACGCAGACTCCATCAACTCAAGTGCGTGAATTGATTGAGCCATCCTATCGCTTCAATATCAAAGAACTTTTGCCGTTCTTGAATCCTGAGTTTATGCAATGGCTGCAAACAATAGTGGAACCTGATCCCGCTCATCGCTTCCCTGATGCTGCCAGTGCCTTACAAGCATTGCAACTCATTGAAGTTGAACAGGCACAACCAGCATGA